Proteins encoded in a region of the Brevefilum fermentans genome:
- a CDS encoding M3 family oligoendopeptidase encodes MTPPRWDLSNVYPGLDSPELAEDIDWVKAEIKALGEFYQQEFSKLDESSSPETLNTAISVIVDRINPLLEKASTIGAYIHSFISTDSFNQAAMRLNSQFELVMVEISQVNVMLESRLGRLRAVLPAALELGGSAGEHAFPLLEIAEQSQFLMSEEKEILSNELDLSGANAWSKLQGTVTSQKTVDFELDGEVKTLPMPALINLYYHPNEDVRKRAYAAEFEAWESIKEPLAACMNGVKGWVNTLNQHRGRVDALHAPIDQARIDRETLDVMLEAMRESFPTFRRYFKAKAARFGSTALPWWNLFAPVGKLEQTYTFAEAADFIQANFEKFSPDLKTFAKTAFDHHWIDAEQRTGKRGGAFCMPVPGVKESRILCNFDGSLDQVMTMAHELGHGYHNYNMYQAGRTPLQRHTPMTMAETASIMCETVMFNAVMDTIEDPQAELALLETALIGDSQVIVDIYSRFLFEKEVFERRAKSELSADELCEIMEDAQAQTYGEGLDPAYRHKFMWTWKPHYYYAGLSFYNFPYAFGMLFGVGLYAIYEQRGADFIPDYKQLLASTGEAPAAELAARFGIDIRSRDFWVDSLAVIGQRVDRYCEL; translated from the coding sequence ATGACACCCCCACGATGGGATCTTTCAAATGTTTACCCCGGCTTAGATTCACCAGAGTTAGCCGAAGATATCGATTGGGTGAAGGCTGAGATTAAAGCTTTGGGTGAATTCTATCAACAGGAATTTTCCAAACTGGATGAGAGCAGTTCACCTGAAACGCTCAATACCGCCATCAGCGTCATAGTTGATCGGATTAATCCCCTGTTGGAAAAAGCCAGCACCATCGGCGCCTATATCCATTCCTTCATTTCAACGGATTCCTTCAACCAGGCTGCCATGCGACTGAACTCTCAATTTGAACTGGTGATGGTTGAAATTAGTCAGGTGAATGTGATGCTGGAAAGCCGGTTGGGCAGGTTAAGAGCGGTTTTGCCAGCAGCCCTGGAGCTGGGCGGGAGCGCCGGCGAGCATGCTTTTCCGTTGCTGGAAATTGCCGAGCAAAGCCAGTTCTTGATGAGTGAAGAAAAGGAAATCCTTTCTAATGAGCTCGATCTTTCAGGGGCGAACGCTTGGTCGAAGCTGCAGGGAACGGTGACTTCTCAAAAAACCGTCGATTTTGAGCTGGATGGTGAAGTTAAAACCTTGCCCATGCCGGCGTTGATCAACCTGTATTATCATCCGAATGAGGATGTTCGCAAGCGCGCCTACGCCGCCGAGTTTGAAGCCTGGGAATCGATTAAAGAACCCCTGGCAGCCTGCATGAACGGGGTTAAGGGCTGGGTGAATACCCTTAACCAGCATCGCGGCCGCGTTGACGCTCTGCATGCGCCTATCGACCAGGCACGCATCGACAGGGAAACCCTGGATGTGATGCTGGAAGCCATGCGGGAATCCTTTCCTACCTTCCGGCGGTATTTTAAGGCCAAGGCGGCCCGCTTCGGAAGCACAGCGCTGCCCTGGTGGAACCTGTTTGCGCCGGTTGGAAAACTGGAACAGACCTACACCTTTGCTGAAGCGGCTGATTTTATCCAGGCGAACTTCGAAAAGTTCTCTCCCGACTTGAAAACCTTTGCAAAAACCGCGTTTGATCATCATTGGATTGATGCTGAACAGCGCACGGGAAAACGCGGCGGCGCGTTTTGTATGCCCGTTCCAGGAGTGAAGGAATCGCGCATTTTGTGTAATTTTGATGGCTCACTCGATCAGGTGATGACGATGGCGCACGAACTGGGTCATGGGTATCACAATTACAACATGTACCAGGCTGGCAGAACACCCCTGCAGAGGCATACTCCGATGACCATGGCGGAGACCGCATCGATTATGTGTGAGACGGTCATGTTTAACGCGGTGATGGATACAATTGAAGATCCACAGGCGGAGCTGGCGTTGCTGGAAACGGCGCTGATCGGTGATTCGCAGGTGATCGTGGATATCTACTCGCGCTTCCTGTTTGAAAAAGAGGTCTTTGAACGCCGGGCGAAATCGGAACTGAGCGCTGATGAGCTGTGCGAAATCATGGAGGATGCCCAGGCGCAGACCTATGGAGAAGGCCTGGATCCGGCATACCGCCACAAGTTCATGTGGACCTGGAAACCGCACTATTATTATGCCGGGCTCTCGTTTTATAACTTCCCCTATGCCTTCGGAATGTTGTTTGGGGTGGGGTTATATGCCATCTACGAGCAGCGCGGCGCAGACTTTATCCCGGATTACAAACAATTGCTCGCCAGCACCGGTGAAGCTCCTGCGGCTGAACTGGCTGCCCGCTTTGGCATTGATATCCGCTCGAGGGATTTCTGGGTAGACAGCCTGGCGGTGATCGGGCAGCGGGTTGACCGGTACTGCGAACTATAA
- a CDS encoding PHP domain-containing protein, protein MATIDLHIHSNCSDDGEFSPAELVEFCLGAGLTHAAIADHNSVKGVAQAQGAAEGTSLRIIPALEMDCHFEGIALHLLGYGIDHSASIFLQIERDIHRQELETSTRRMRLVRQLGIDFDDDLIASLAHNGVVTGEVIAEAALHHDVKSENSLLDPYRGSGTRSDNPFVNFYWDFCAQGKPAHVPIDYISLAQAVEIIRANRGVAVLAHPGLQVKEDGGLLARIIAEGVNGIEVYSSYHTREQEQFYREAARDNGLLLTCGSDFHGKTKPGIKIGGTDCEGLEADIIAALMCRIMH, encoded by the coding sequence ATGGCAACGATAGATTTGCATATCCATTCCAATTGCAGCGATGACGGTGAATTTTCGCCGGCAGAGCTGGTGGAATTTTGCCTGGGCGCCGGGTTGACTCACGCAGCAATCGCCGACCATAACTCGGTTAAGGGGGTGGCTCAGGCACAAGGAGCCGCTGAAGGGACATCACTGCGCATCATCCCGGCGCTTGAAATGGACTGTCATTTCGAAGGAATCGCCCTCCATCTGCTGGGTTATGGCATCGACCACAGCGCGAGTATTTTTCTTCAGATTGAGCGGGACATTCACCGGCAGGAGCTGGAAACCTCCACACGCCGGATGCGCCTGGTTCGCCAGTTGGGGATTGATTTTGATGATGATTTGATCGCCAGTTTAGCGCACAACGGGGTAGTCACCGGTGAGGTGATCGCCGAGGCGGCTTTACACCATGACGTAAAGTCTGAAAACTCCTTGCTCGACCCCTACAGGGGAAGTGGCACCCGCAGTGACAACCCTTTTGTAAATTTTTACTGGGATTTTTGTGCACAGGGAAAACCAGCCCATGTGCCCATAGATTACATCTCGCTGGCGCAGGCAGTTGAGATCATCCGTGCCAACCGGGGCGTTGCTGTTCTGGCGCATCCGGGCCTGCAGGTCAAAGAAGATGGAGGCCTGCTGGCGAGGATTATTGCTGAGGGCGTCAACGGGATCGAGGTTTATAGCAGCTATCATACCCGGGAGCAGGAGCAATTTTACCGCGAGGCTGCGCGGGATAACGGGCTTTTGCTGACCTGCGGCAGTGATTTTCACGGAAAAACAAAACCTGGCATTAAAATTGGTGGAACGGATTGCGAAGGTCTGGAAGCGGATATCATCGCTGCGTTGATGTGCAGAATCATGCATTAA
- a CDS encoding type IV secretory system conjugative DNA transfer family protein, translated as MQNFAIKKLLENGKTYGIFGLRIASLKSRRGYGGLGELLASHQRQMSNFINMLYNHHRTISFTIRTIIDPQGSAERLGQLEIALLIRFLWEEKYESLDAHAQALHKNIKTLLGGTFSDYIWQTITDQDALEYLIMPFGEFEPEIAEVRRRENRVLLDTVVPPRSMGFSDELDGHTPTKDPEGVYYIHPYSPALGGFELLLKTLMQGHQKLVLSATISPTVLQSDEVEFLEGQISYCEGYREPRTASVRIQRNRAADLGQGLLRQYLLLQDAPYYMTFSVGSDEEIDSMLLEFIGLAITEPIGQGIPARYPTSSFSFHAGGYDIVYPLTDEDYKIARDNLATLAQNPWNRTHVHPEMSRFRFLFDGNEAASAFYFPINTAENLPGIETHHLDELPIPRAMLKLTADEDSAIHLGVNHYFGFKQDVLLSESSRKQHAYIVGQTGTGKTTLMKTMILSDMKAGKGLCVIDPHGELYYELVGLIPEERKDDVVLFDPSDTEFPVGFNLLEFSNNDERVMIIKEMRAILKRYIMEYFQYSSGDFAGAVFFEHMQNNMMLVSSDLSKPGTILELNNIYTQKDYWKRYLPLKWDNHVLRNWVENYLPNTNYFHRSNEGNVMGDYFSSKLTDFVNDPRIALIFGQNFSTVKFKEVIENNKILLINLSKGLLGEANASMLGMMLMAKLNTTFMERLKDLGADEKPETFYLYVDEFQSIATENFSILLAESRKFGMGLVLANQFLSQISRLRILDAIFGNVGTLISFRLGHEDAKIIGSQFMPDFTVQDLCNLPNYYAVMRANIDGQRTDPCTIKTVLPPENEKYVKREEVVALSRQKYATPKAEAEAIVARSLDNEGERFDDEEYRRLFNKFLDDMNQ; from the coding sequence ATGCAAAATTTTGCCATAAAAAAACTTTTGGAAAACGGTAAAACTTACGGCATCTTCGGGCTAAGAATTGCTTCGTTGAAGTCAAGACGTGGATACGGTGGTTTGGGGGAATTGTTGGCAAGCCACCAACGCCAAATGTCAAATTTTATTAACATGCTCTATAATCATCACCGCACAATCAGCTTTACCATCCGTACAATCATTGACCCTCAGGGCAGTGCAGAACGCTTGGGTCAGTTAGAGATCGCTTTGCTGATCCGGTTCCTTTGGGAAGAAAAATATGAATCGTTGGATGCTCATGCGCAGGCGCTGCACAAAAATATTAAAACCTTGCTGGGGGGCACCTTCTCGGATTATATCTGGCAGACGATAACAGACCAGGATGCTCTGGAATACCTGATCATGCCGTTTGGGGAGTTTGAACCAGAAATTGCTGAAGTTCGTCGTCGTGAAAACAGGGTGTTGTTGGATACGGTTGTTCCTCCGCGTTCCATGGGCTTTTCGGATGAGCTTGATGGGCATACACCAACCAAAGACCCTGAAGGAGTGTATTATATTCACCCCTACTCTCCGGCTTTGGGTGGATTTGAATTGCTGCTGAAGACATTGATGCAGGGACACCAGAAACTGGTTTTATCAGCCACAATCAGCCCGACGGTGTTACAAAGCGATGAGGTTGAGTTCCTGGAGGGGCAAATCTCCTATTGCGAAGGTTACCGCGAACCGCGTACAGCATCCGTTCGCATTCAACGCAACCGTGCGGCGGATTTGGGGCAGGGATTGCTGCGTCAATACCTGCTGTTGCAGGATGCGCCCTATTACATGACCTTCAGTGTTGGTAGTGACGAAGAGATTGACAGCATGCTGCTTGAATTTATAGGCCTGGCTATTACGGAGCCTATTGGTCAGGGCATCCCTGCCAGGTACCCAACCAGCAGCTTCAGCTTTCATGCCGGTGGGTATGACATTGTATATCCCCTGACAGATGAGGATTACAAGATTGCCCGAGACAACCTGGCAACCCTTGCGCAAAACCCGTGGAATCGCACCCATGTGCATCCGGAAATGAGCCGCTTCAGGTTTCTGTTCGATGGTAATGAGGCTGCAAGTGCATTCTATTTTCCGATCAATACCGCAGAGAACTTGCCCGGTATTGAAACCCATCACCTGGACGAGCTCCCAATTCCCAGGGCGATGTTGAAACTAACTGCGGATGAGGATTCAGCCATTCACCTGGGCGTAAATCATTATTTTGGTTTCAAGCAGGATGTGCTGTTGAGCGAGTCATCGCGCAAGCAACATGCCTATATCGTCGGTCAAACCGGGACGGGGAAAACCACTTTGATGAAGACGATGATCCTTTCAGATATGAAGGCGGGCAAAGGATTGTGCGTGATTGATCCGCATGGCGAGCTTTATTATGAGCTTGTGGGATTGATCCCCGAGGAACGAAAAGACGATGTGGTCCTATTTGATCCCTCTGACACTGAATTTCCGGTTGGTTTCAATTTGCTCGAGTTCAGTAATAACGATGAACGTGTGATGATCATCAAAGAAATGCGCGCGATCTTGAAACGTTATATTATGGAATATTTCCAGTACAGTTCCGGTGATTTTGCAGGAGCTGTTTTTTTCGAACATATGCAAAACAATATGATGCTGGTTTCCTCAGATTTGAGCAAACCTGGGACGATCCTGGAATTAAATAATATTTATACACAGAAAGATTACTGGAAGCGGTATTTGCCTTTAAAATGGGATAACCATGTGCTCAGAAATTGGGTCGAAAATTACCTTCCCAATACGAACTATTTTCACCGGTCCAATGAGGGGAATGTGATGGGGGATTATTTCTCGTCGAAACTGACAGATTTTGTCAACGATCCCCGCATTGCCCTGATATTCGGGCAAAATTTTTCTACGGTCAAATTCAAAGAAGTGATCGAGAACAATAAAATTCTGTTGATTAACCTTTCGAAGGGATTGCTTGGCGAGGCAAACGCGTCAATGCTGGGAATGATGTTGATGGCTAAGTTGAATACCACCTTTATGGAGCGTTTGAAAGATTTGGGCGCTGACGAAAAACCAGAGACGTTTTATCTGTATGTGGATGAATTTCAAAGTATTGCGACTGAAAACTTTTCTATCTTACTGGCGGAATCGCGCAAATTTGGTATGGGCTTAGTTCTGGCCAATCAATTCCTCAGTCAGATCAGTCGATTAAGAATACTGGATGCCATCTTCGGCAATGTGGGGACGCTGATTTCATTCCGTCTGGGTCATGAAGACGCCAAAATCATAGGAAGCCAGTTTATGCCAGATTTCACCGTTCAGGACCTGTGCAATTTACCCAATTATTACGCGGTGATGCGTGCCAATATTGACGGTCAGCGCACGGATCCATGCACAATAAAGACCGTTTTGCCCCCCGAAAATGAAAAATATGTCAAGAGAGAGGAAGTAGTTGCTTTATCACGTCAGAAATATGCTACTCCAAAGGCTGAAGCCGAGGCGATTGTTGCAAGATCTCTTGACAATGAAGGTGAAAGATTTGATGACGAGGAATATAGAAGACTTTTCAATAAATTCCTTGACGATATGAATCAATAA
- the gatB gene encoding Asp-tRNA(Asn)/Glu-tRNA(Gln) amidotransferase subunit GatB, producing MMDPHTVSDQHSNKDGLMADFEAVIGLETHIQLNTVTKIFCSCKADSWEDPPNTNICPVCAGLPGVLPVLNEAAVYKGALLAAAMHAEVRLVSYFDRKNYFYPDLPKGYQISQFDLALGDGGYLDVTMPGGFVRRVNITKLHLEEDAGKTKYEGGKRLVDFNRCGVPLVEMVTEPDLRSADEAAQYLIRLRQLLRWMGVSEADMEKGHLRCDANVSIRTVGSTHLNTKTEIKNVNSIEAVRAAINMEIERQVSLVQAGGQVESWTLDWDETRQRLNKMRSKETEADYRYFREPDLLPLELTSEWRDAVIHNLPELPLERQLRFMTHYQLPEYDADILTADRPIADYYEAALTAYEGDPKVLSNWIMNEVLRMQNELGLSADALTLTPEYLAEVIRLVDAGTINAATGKALLMKVQQSGQAPQAIVIAEGLSQVSDDSALQSVIDAVLAAHLQEVESYRNGKEGLFGWFMGQVMRQTRGQADPAKTRELLQKALQEKR from the coding sequence ATGATGGACCCACACACCGTTTCTGATCAACACAGCAATAAGGATGGGCTTATGGCAGATTTTGAAGCCGTCATCGGGCTGGAAACCCATATTCAATTGAACACGGTCACCAAGATCTTTTGCAGTTGCAAAGCCGATTCCTGGGAAGACCCGCCAAACACGAATATTTGTCCGGTGTGCGCGGGTTTGCCGGGTGTGCTGCCTGTGTTGAACGAGGCAGCGGTTTACAAGGGCGCGCTGCTGGCGGCGGCGATGCACGCCGAGGTACGGCTGGTTTCCTATTTTGACCGCAAGAATTATTTCTACCCCGATTTGCCAAAGGGATACCAGATCTCGCAATTCGACCTGGCTCTGGGTGACGGCGGTTACCTGGACGTGACGATGCCGGGTGGGTTTGTCAGGCGGGTGAACATCACCAAGTTGCACCTTGAAGAAGATGCCGGTAAGACCAAGTACGAAGGCGGGAAGCGCCTGGTGGACTTTAACCGCTGCGGTGTCCCCCTGGTGGAAATGGTGACCGAGCCCGACCTGCGTTCTGCTGACGAAGCTGCGCAGTACCTGATCCGGCTGCGCCAGCTCTTACGCTGGATGGGTGTGTCTGAAGCCGACATGGAAAAGGGCCATCTACGCTGTGACGCCAACGTGTCGATCAGGACAGTTGGCAGCACTCATCTGAACACCAAGACAGAGATCAAGAACGTCAACTCGATCGAGGCTGTACGGGCAGCAATCAACATGGAGATCGAACGGCAGGTATCGCTGGTGCAAGCCGGTGGGCAGGTTGAATCCTGGACGTTGGATTGGGATGAAACCCGGCAACGTTTGAATAAAATGCGCTCTAAAGAGACGGAAGCAGATTACCGTTACTTCAGGGAACCGGACCTGCTCCCCCTGGAACTGACATCCGAATGGCGCGATGCTGTGATTCATAACCTGCCTGAACTTCCCCTTGAGCGGCAGTTGCGCTTTATGACCCATTACCAGTTGCCAGAATATGACGCTGATATCCTCACCGCAGACCGTCCAATTGCAGATTATTATGAAGCGGCTTTAACCGCATATGAGGGCGACCCGAAGGTTCTTTCGAACTGGATTATGAACGAGGTGTTGCGGATGCAAAATGAGCTGGGTCTCAGCGCCGATGCACTGACTCTCACACCCGAATACCTGGCGGAGGTGATCAGGCTGGTCGACGCGGGTACGATCAACGCCGCGACGGGCAAGGCTTTGCTGATGAAAGTGCAGCAAAGCGGTCAGGCGCCGCAGGCAATCGTTATAGCGGAGGGTTTGTCTCAGGTGAGCGATGATAGCGCCTTGCAATCGGTGATTGACGCTGTTCTAGCTGCCCATCTGCAGGAGGTCGAATCCTACCGCAATGGCAAGGAAGGTTTGTTTGGCTGGTTTATGGGTCAGGTGATGCGCCAGACACGCGGTCAGGCTGACCCGGCAAAAACAAGGGAGCTGTTGCAAAAGGCGTTGCAGGAAAAGCGCTAA
- a CDS encoding amidase, whose translation MSLMDQSAFDIARKIQRGELAAVDVLDAALERIAAVDGRPGTLDNSPLTQEDQTKVHAFIALTADRARQQAERVDARVSAGEDAGALAGVPITIKDLFCLKGVLTTAASRILSNFVAPYTATAIERLEDAGAVVLGKVNMDEFAYGSSNESSAFKPTTRNPWDLSRVPGGSSGGSAAAVASGQGCLSVGTDTGGSIRQPAAYCGVVGLKPTYGRISRYGAIAFASSLDCPGPLARNVRDAALMLSVMAGADTRDSTAVRLPVPDYLAGIDRGVKGLRIGLSKDYLQISYPHPDTGETIVEDLPAEIRNMTLRAAEILATEGAEIVENVPMPNSIYGIPAYFVISRVEASSNLHRFDGVKYGYRARVSQGDLTELYRMTRAEGFGLEPKLRVLMGMYMSGGQLGLQYLQRALQARSMIRADFETAFDPDGPYRLDVLLTPTAPTPAFKMGDFYGDSTLMQYSDQLTVPANHAGVPALSIPGGLSAEGLPMGLQLIGTDFAEATLFRAGYAFEQATADADWRAVKPCVLAEVE comes from the coding sequence ATGTCCCTGATGGATCAATCTGCCTTTGATATTGCCCGTAAAATTCAGCGAGGTGAGCTGGCTGCAGTTGACGTACTGGATGCGGCCCTGGAACGCATTGCTGCGGTGGATGGAAGGCCGGGTACACTGGACAACAGCCCACTTACACAGGAGGATCAAACCAAGGTACACGCTTTCATCGCCCTGACTGCCGACCGGGCGCGTCAGCAGGCTGAACGTGTGGATGCCCGGGTCAGTGCCGGAGAAGACGCCGGCGCGCTGGCAGGCGTACCGATTACCATCAAGGACCTCTTCTGCTTGAAAGGCGTGCTCACCACGGCAGCATCACGCATATTATCGAACTTCGTGGCGCCATATACCGCCACCGCGATTGAGCGCCTGGAGGATGCCGGCGCGGTGGTGCTGGGGAAGGTCAACATGGACGAGTTCGCTTATGGCTCTTCGAACGAATCATCGGCGTTCAAACCCACAACCCGCAATCCCTGGGACCTGTCGCGGGTGCCGGGCGGTTCTTCAGGCGGATCTGCTGCGGCTGTGGCTTCGGGGCAGGGGTGCCTTTCGGTGGGGACGGATACGGGTGGATCGATCCGTCAGCCAGCAGCGTATTGCGGCGTGGTGGGTCTCAAGCCGACCTATGGGCGCATCTCTCGCTATGGAGCGATCGCCTTTGCTTCTTCCCTGGACTGTCCAGGCCCCCTGGCGCGAAACGTGCGCGATGCAGCCCTGATGCTCTCGGTGATGGCGGGCGCCGACACGCGCGATAGCACAGCAGTCAGGCTTCCCGTGCCGGATTACCTGGCAGGTATAGACCGGGGCGTGAAGGGCTTGCGCATCGGGCTTTCTAAGGATTATCTGCAGATTTCCTATCCACACCCGGATACCGGCGAAACGATTGTGGAAGACCTGCCCGCTGAAATCCGTAACATGACGCTGCGCGCGGCTGAAATTCTGGCGACTGAAGGGGCGGAGATCGTGGAAAACGTCCCCATGCCCAACAGCATTTATGGCATTCCGGCATATTTTGTTATCAGCCGGGTTGAGGCATCTTCCAATCTGCACCGTTTTGACGGGGTTAAATACGGCTACCGTGCCCGGGTAAGCCAGGGTGATTTGACCGAGTTGTACCGGATGACCCGCGCGGAGGGCTTTGGCTTGGAACCCAAGCTGCGTGTATTGATGGGGATGTACATGAGCGGCGGGCAGCTTGGCTTGCAGTATCTCCAGCGTGCGCTCCAGGCGCGCAGCATGATCCGCGCAGATTTTGAAACCGCCTTCGATCCGGATGGACCATATCGGCTGGATGTCTTGCTGACGCCTACAGCGCCCACCCCAGCCTTTAAAATGGGGGATTTTTACGGCGATTCAACGTTGATGCAGTATTCTGACCAGTTGACAGTACCTGCCAACCACGCCGGTGTTCCGGCGCTCTCGATCCCGGGCGGTCTTTCAGCAGAGGGATTGCCGATGGGTCTGCAATTGATTGGAACCGATTTTGCCGAAGCGACCCTGTTTCGGGCGGGATATGCCTTCGAGCAGGCGACTGCGGATGCCGATTGGCGGGCTGTGAAACCGTGTGTGCTGGCGGAGGTGGAATGA
- a CDS encoding Asp-tRNA(Asn)/Glu-tRNA(Gln) amidotransferase subunit GatC, producing MRDEISPEIFAKLADLAAFRFNPEEAEYLRMELNQQLKAIRQLETLALDVDIPLAPHGVTYTAESRPPLRPDVWVPCENPEEILNQAPQVEGGYLIVPDIPHRELD from the coding sequence ATGCGCGATGAGATCTCCCCTGAAATATTTGCAAAATTAGCCGACCTGGCAGCCTTTCGTTTTAACCCCGAAGAAGCAGAGTACCTGAGGATGGAACTCAATCAGCAGCTAAAGGCGATTCGGCAGTTAGAGACACTTGCCCTGGATGTGGACATACCCCTGGCGCCGCACGGGGTGACCTATACAGCCGAATCCCGTCCACCCCTCAGGCCGGATGTTTGGGTGCCCTGTGAAAACCCAGAAGAAATTCTGAACCAGGCGCCCCAGGTGGAGGGCGGTTATTTGATTGTGCCGGACATCCCTCACAGAGAACTGGATTGA
- a CDS encoding glycine C-acetyltransferase produces MSQKLKWIDEELQNLQDAGLYNKIRTLSSPQGAWLVVDGKHVLNFCSNNYLGLANHPRVINAAQQAMQQYGLGPGAVRTIAGTMDLHLQLEQRMAAFKRVEDAITFQSGFTANTGSIPALVGKGDMIFSDELNHASIIDGSRLSGATITRYNHADPADLQAKIESHAGTYRRGLIITDGVFSMDGDYPPLDKIADIAEAHDLMLMVDDAHGEGVLGEGGRGIVDHFKLHGRVDVEVGTFSKAFGVVGGVVAGNARIIEWLRQRGRPFLFSSAVTVPDVAATLAAVDILEESTELVDRLWANAAFFKQEMLNLGFDTGKTMTPITPVMLGDVTLAREFSRRLYEENVFAMALGFPTVPVGLARIRVMISATHSQEDLEQALQAFARVGRDLGVIG; encoded by the coding sequence ATGTCTCAAAAACTCAAATGGATCGATGAAGAGCTGCAAAATTTGCAGGATGCTGGCCTGTACAACAAAATCCGTACGCTCAGTTCACCCCAGGGCGCCTGGCTGGTGGTCGATGGGAAACACGTGCTTAATTTTTGCTCAAACAACTACTTGGGTCTGGCTAATCATCCGCGGGTGATCAATGCTGCACAGCAAGCAATGCAGCAGTACGGGCTGGGCCCTGGCGCTGTGCGTACGATTGCCGGCACCATGGATTTACACCTGCAATTAGAACAACGCATGGCCGCCTTCAAGCGTGTGGAAGACGCCATTACCTTTCAGTCGGGCTTTACTGCCAACACAGGCTCTATTCCCGCGCTGGTCGGAAAGGGCGATATGATCTTTTCCGACGAGCTCAACCATGCCTCCATCATCGATGGTAGTCGCCTTTCGGGGGCAACCATCACCCGTTACAACCACGCCGACCCTGCTGACCTGCAAGCGAAAATTGAAAGTCACGCCGGAACCTATCGCCGGGGGTTAATCATCACCGACGGAGTTTTTTCGATGGATGGAGACTATCCACCCCTGGACAAAATAGCCGATATCGCCGAAGCCCATGACCTGATGCTGATGGTTGATGATGCTCACGGTGAGGGTGTTTTGGGTGAAGGTGGACGCGGGATTGTGGATCATTTCAAATTACATGGTCGGGTCGATGTAGAGGTCGGTACTTTCTCCAAGGCTTTTGGCGTTGTTGGGGGTGTGGTGGCTGGTAATGCCCGCATCATTGAATGGTTAAGGCAGCGAGGACGCCCCTTCCTGTTCTCCTCGGCAGTGACGGTCCCAGATGTTGCGGCAACCCTGGCCGCCGTCGATATTCTTGAAGAATCCACCGAGCTGGTCGATCGACTGTGGGCCAACGCAGCCTTTTTCAAACAGGAGATGTTGAACCTCGGCTTTGATACCGGAAAGACCATGACTCCCATCACGCCGGTTATGCTGGGCGATGTGACCCTTGCCCGGGAATTCAGCCGCCGATTGTACGAGGAAAATGTCTTCGCCATGGCTCTGGGCTTTCCCACAGTGCCCGTTGGACTGGCGCGCATCCGGGTGATGATTTCTGCAACCCATTCTCAAGAGGATCTTGAACAGGCATTGCAAGCCTTTGCTCGTGTCGGTCGAGATTTGGGCGTGATTGGATAG
- a CDS encoding glycosyltransferase family 2 protein, with protein sequence MQPTISIITPSFNQARFLPRTIESVLTQDYPNMEYILMDGGSTDGSLEIIRNYADRLSYWESKPDRGQTDAINKGFARATGKYLAWLNSDDVYKPGAISEAVDFLENHPEAAMVYGDCTFIDAQDREIGRFPAAQTDVHRLRRGYVHIPQQASFFRADLWRKVGPLDLSFYFAMDYDLWVRLAKEAPLIYQPGRVWASFRLHGDAKTIAADDRCWPEMLRVHYREGGHRLAPIVLKYQLRKLVAPVINWRRQRMFRFPARAEME encoded by the coding sequence ATGCAACCTACGATCAGTATCATTACACCCTCTTTTAATCAAGCACGCTTTCTGCCCAGAACGATCGAATCGGTATTGACGCAGGATTATCCCAACATGGAATATATCCTGATGGACGGCGGATCAACGGATGGAAGCCTGGAGATTATTAGGAACTATGCAGATCGACTGTCTTACTGGGAATCGAAGCCTGACAGGGGGCAGACCGATGCAATCAACAAAGGCTTTGCAAGGGCGACGGGTAAATATCTGGCCTGGTTGAATTCGGATGATGTTTATAAACCGGGCGCAATTTCTGAAGCCGTAGATTTTCTCGAGAATCACCCCGAAGCCGCGATGGTTTACGGAGATTGCACTTTTATCGATGCCCAGGATCGGGAAATCGGGCGCTTTCCGGCAGCACAGACGGATGTTCACCGCTTACGACGGGGATATGTACACATTCCCCAGCAGGCATCGTTTTTTAGGGCTGACCTGTGGCGCAAGGTCGGACCGCTGGACCTCAGTTTTTATTTTGCCATGGATTATGACCTGTGGGTACGCCTGGCTAAAGAAGCTCCGCTGATTTACCAGCCCGGGCGGGTTTGGGCCAGCTTTCGACTGCATGGCGACGCAAAAACCATCGCTGCTGACGATCGCTGCTGGCCGGAGATGCTGCGCGTGCATTATCGGGAGGGTGGGCACCGCCTGGCACCGATTGTGCTAAAATATCAACTGCGCAAACTGGTAGCGCCTGTGATTAATTGGCGTCGGCAACGCATGTTTCGCTTCCCTGCGCGAGCCGAGATGGAATAA